From the genome of Plectropomus leopardus isolate mb chromosome 13, YSFRI_Pleo_2.0, whole genome shotgun sequence, one region includes:
- the LOC121952754 gene encoding uncharacterized PE-PGRS family protein PE_PGRS54-like: MSAGSGGGLGATGGTPAPGSEGDGGAGSLIEGSGSSGGEGGTGVAGRPVGAGRDGDGLTGTGIPIIGAKPGSTGAAPVGGGVVQPSVGTGVGGTGLPSGGSGGDLSSGAMPGAKPLKPPGVPRGDTPGEGDGEEGPDGERGSIGGTGGGPGGVGASPTSAGTAGGVSGGVTGTGRGDSPATGTRVGPEGAVGAVGGTPKPPVVVNGMAGVGPGMGGVGGGPRGAGLAPGAGGPGGIGTGATKPGKSYGAGGFGVLPGGGIRYPTGAGVGQGAGKSGKVYGTLGAGGQGGLGPGGYGAGPGGYGAGPGGYGAGPGGYGAGPGGYGTGPGGYGGRGIGGGPGGAGALGVGGVGTGAGGLGGGIGAGPGGVGGGLGGYGGGLGPGGSRYSTGPGLGTGAGKPPKSYGAGAGGAGVGPGGYGVGPGGVGSGPGGVGSGPGGVGSGPGGFGPGSAGVGSYGPGGTRPIPGIYTAGGQGLGTRKPPKSGYGSSLGGAGYGQGIGPGGTGTGPGRYGPGGFGPAGLGPGGAGTGTGGFGPGGAGTGTGGFGPGGASTGAGGFGPGGAGTGAGGFGPGGAGTGTGGFGPGGAGISTGGFGPGGAGTGAGGFGPGGAGTGTGGFGPGGAGTGTGGFGPGGQGLGKRKPKSGYGGAGYGSAGGLGGGTGGGPGGVGVRPGGYGPGGAGTGGYGPGGAGTGGYGPGGAGTGGYGPGGAGTGGYGPGSAGTGPGGFRPGGVGGFGPSGQALGQRKPPKSGFGSSLGGTGYGPGGGAGGLPGTGTGGIIGGSGSAAGGAGGAGGPVGTGQGVGGGAGGLPGGVGPGFGGLAGGSYPGYTGAGQKSKAQKAAKYAAMQALLGAGGYRGTGCQGKYCGRRRK, translated from the exons ATGTCTGCTGGGTCAGGAGGAGGACTTGGAGCCACAGGAGGCACACCAGCTCCAGGATCAGAAG GCGATGGTGGTGCTGGCAGTTTGATAGAGGGGTCTGGAAGCTCTGGAGGAGAAG GAGGTACTGGTGTAGCTGGCAGACCGGTGGGTGCAGGACGTGATGGAGATGGCTTGACTGGAACAGGAATCCCAATCATTGGagcaaaaccag GTTCCACAGGAGCTGCCCCTG TTGGTGGTGGAGTTGTGCAACCAAGCG TTGGGACAGGTGTTG gTGGTACAGGACTTCCCTCTGGAG GTTCTGGTGGTGATCTTTCAAGTGGGGCAATGCCTGGAGCCAAACCTCTCAAACCCCCAG GTGTCCCCCGAGGGGACACGCCAGGTGAAGGAGACGGAGAGGAAGGTCCtgatggagagagaggcagTATAGGAGGCACTGGTGGAGGACCTGGAGGAGTAGGAGCGAGTCCCACCAGTGCAGGAACAGCAGGAGGTGTTTCAGGTGGCGTAACAGGCACAGGAAGAGGAGACAGTCCTGCTACTGGAACTAGAGTTGGGCCAGAAGGTGCAGTTGGTGCAGTAGGAGGAACACCAAAACCACCTGTAGTAGTGAATGGAATGGCAGGAGTAGGCCCTGGAATGGGAGGAGTTGGAGGAGGTCCTAGAGGAGCAGGCTTGGCACCAGGGGCTGGTGGGCCTGGTGGAATAGGAACAGGAGCCACTAAACCAGGAAAAA GTTATGGAGCTGGTGGATTTGGAGTTTTACCAGGTGGAG GCATTCGTTACCCGACTGGAGCTGGAGTAGGACAGGGGGCTGGAAAATCAGGCAAAG TGTATGGAACCCTCGGAGCAGGAGGCCAAGGTGGGCTTGGGCCTGGTGGTTATGGAGCTGGTCCAGGAGGTTATGGTGCAGGACCCGGGGGTTACGGAGCTGGCCCAGGTGGCTATGGAGCTGGGCCTGGTGGATATGGAACTGGACCTGGAGGCTATGGAGGCAGAGGCATTGGTGGTGGTCCTGGTGGTGCTGGAGCTCTCGGTGTGGGAGGGGTTGGAACTGGTGCTGGAGGTTTGGGGGGAGGCATAGGAGCTGGCCCTGGTGGTGTCGGAGGTGGACTTGGGGGATATGGTGGTGGACTTGGTCCAGGTG GGTCAAGATACAGCACAGGTCCAGGACTGGGTACTGGCGCTGGCAAACCACCAAAAA GTTATGGAGCAGGAGCTGGTGGTGCTGGGGTTGGGCCTGGTGGCTACGGGGTTGGACCAGGTGGAGTTGGTTCTGGACCAGGTGGAGTTGGTTCTGGACCAGGTGGAGTTGGTTCTGGACCAGGTGGCTTTGGTCCTGGCAGTGCTGGTGTTGGAAGCTATGGACCTGGTGGCACAAGACCAATTCCTGGCATTTACACTGCTGGAGGTCAAGGACTAGGGACAAGAAAGCCACCCAAATCAG GCTATGGATCCTCATTGGGTGGAGCTGGCTATGGGCAAG GGATTGGGCCTGGTGGAACAGGTACTGGACCTGGCAGATATGGACCAGGTGGTTTTGGGCCTGCAGGCCTTGGACCAGGTGGTGCTGGTACAGGAACAGGAGGCTTTGGACCAGGTGGTGCTGGTACAGGAACAGGAGGCTTCGGACCAGGTGGCGCTAGCACAGGCGCAGGAGGCTTCGGACCAGGTGGTGCTGGTACGGGAGCAGGAGGCTTTGGACCAGGTGGTGCTGGCACAGGAACAGGAGGCTTTGGACCAGGTGGTGCTGGTATAAGCACAGGAGGCTTCGGACCAGGTGGTGCTGGTACGGGAGCAGGAGGCTTTGGACCAGGTGGTGCTGGCACAGGAACAGGAGGCTTCGGACCAGGTGGTGCTGGCACAGGCACAGGAGGATTCGGACCAGGGGGGCAAGGAttgggaaaaagaaaacctaAATCCG GTTATGGTGGAGCTGGGTATGGATCAG CAGGAGGATTAGGAGGAGGTACAGGAGGTGGTCCTGGTGGAGTTGGAGTTAGGCCAGGTGGCTATGGCCCAGGAGGTGCCGGAACTGGTGGCTATGGCCCAGGAGGTGCTGGAACTGGTGGCTATGGTCCAGGAGGTGCTGGAACTGGTGGCTATGGCCCAGGAGGTGCTGGAACTGGTGGCTATGGCCCAGGAAGTGCTGGAACAGGGCCAGGAGGTTTTAGACCTGGTGGTGTGGGTGGATTTGGACCTAGTGGTCAAGCACTTGGGCAAAGGAAGCCTCCTAAATCAGGTTTTGGATCGTCATTGGGAGGAACTGGCTATGGACCAG GTGGTGGAGCAGGGGGGCTTCCAGGCACAGGAACAGGAGGCATCATTGGAGGCTCAG GttctgcagcaggaggagcaggaggggcAGGAGGTCCTGTAGGAACAGGTCAGGGAGTAGGAGGAGGTGCAGGTGGCTTACCAG GGGGTGTTGGCCCTGGCTTTGGTGGGTTGGCTGGTGGAAGCTATCCAG GATATACAGGGGCCGggcaaaaat CCAAGGCACAGAAGGCAGCCAAATATGCAGCCATGCAGGCCCTACTAGGAGCCGGAGGCTACAGAG GCACTGGCTGTCAGGGTAAATACTGTGGCCGAAGGAGGAAGTGA
- the LOC121952756 gene encoding glycine-rich cell wall structural protein 1.8-like gives MGQRLGAGGLGGGVLGAGGLGAGRGQGAGTGYVPGGGYGGYGGGFGPGAGQYPGVGGTGPKPPKTGAGYGPGGAGVGPGGAGVGPGGAGVGPGGAGIGPGGTGFGPGGAGFGPSGTGFGPGGAGIGPGGAGIGPGGAGVGPGGTGFGPGGAGVGPGGTGFGPGGAGVGPGGTGFGPGGTGFGPGGAGVGPGGTGFGPGGAGVGPGGGVGPGGATVPGGAPVLPQTGTTGGGPGGKTAGKASKQLPGVGVPGLYQGGYVPGQGFGGRGVLPGVATGSGLGPQTGAGVLGQGGVGPGGASNGRGQQLPGIFRGYPLITPKSGAGKSKNPAKAAAKYGGAGAGGGALGQGGTLGIGAGRLPGGTGVTTGLGGGVGTGGGPGAVPGFGGGAGTGGGPGAVPGFGGGAGTGGRPGAVPGFGGGAGTGGGPGAVPGFGGGVGTGGGPGAVPGFGGGVGTGSGPGVAGNIPGLGYGPSSAKARKYGQLGGTGTGAVGGLGRGGLGGGAGVGPGTGATGGLGGPGGGVGLGMGGGPGSGVGFGPGSTGTGSAGLGYGPGGTGYGPGRTGYGPGGTGTGLGGAGTGPGGYDASAKARKYGMLSGALGGSGTSTGGVGLGGAGTGYGPGRGVGPGGAGTGYGPGGLGPGGAGTGYGPGGVGPGGAGTGYGPGGVGPGGIGTGYGPGGGVGPGGVGTGYGPGGVGPGGAGTGYGPGG, from the exons GGATATGGAGGTGGTTTTGGACCAGGTGCTGGACAATACCCAGGAGTTGGTGGAACTGGTCCCAAACCTCCTAAAACAG gAGCAGGTTATGGGCCTGGTGGTGCAGGAGTTGGGCCTGGTGGTGCAGGGGTTGGGCCTGGTGGTGCAGGGGTTGGACCTGGCGGTGCAGGAATTGGGCCTGGTGGAACAGGATTTGGGCCTGGTGGTGCAGGATTTGGGCCGAGTGGAACTGGATTTGGTCCTGGTGGTGCAGGAATTGGGCCTGGTGGTGCAGGAATTGGGCCTGGTGGTGCAGGAGTTGGGCCTGGTGGGACTGGATTTGGTCCTGGTGGTGCAGGAGTTGGGCCTGGTGGGACTGGATTTGGTCCTGGTGGTGCAGGAGTTGGGCCTGGTGGAACTGGATTTGGGCCTGGTGGAACTGGATTTGGGCCTGGTGGTGCAGGAGTTGGGCCTGGTGGAACTGGATTTGGGCCTGGTGGTGCCGGAGTTGGACCTGGAGGAGGAGTTGGTCCTGGTGGAGCCACTGTGCCAGGAGGAG CTCCAGTGCTGCCACAGACTGGTACTACTGGGGGAGGACCTGGAGGAAAGACTGCAGGTAAAGCATCAAAACAACTTCcag GAGTTGGGGTGCCTGGACTCTATCAAGGTGGATATGTACCAGGCCAAG GTTTTGGAGGCCGTGGTGTTCTCCCTGGAGTGGCCACAGGATCTGGACTTGGGCCTCAGACTG GAGCTGGGGTACTTGGCCAGGGGGGTGTTGGACCAGGAGGAGCAAGCA ATGGTCGTGGACAGCAGTTGCCTGGGATTTTTCGTGGTTACCCTCTCATAACACCAAAATCAG GGGCGGGAAAATCGAAGAATCCAGCCAAAGCTGCAGCTAAATAcg gtggagctggagctggagggGGTGCACTGGGTCAAGGAGGCACTTTGGGTATTGGGGCTGGAAGACTACCAGGAGGAACAGGAGTCACAACCGGGTTAGGAGGTGGAGTTGGAACAGGAGGCGGACCAGGAGCTGTACCTGGATTTGGAGGGGGAGCTGGAACAGGAGGTGGACCAGGAGCTGTACCTGGATTTGGAGGGGGAGCTGGAACAGGAGGCAGACCAGGAGCTGTGCCTGGATTTGGAGGTGGCGCTGGAACAGGAGGTGGACCAGGAGCTGTGCCTGGATTTGGAGGTGGAGTTGGAACAGGAGGTGGACCAGGAGCTGTGCCTGGATTTGGAGGTGGAGTTGGAACAGGCAGCGGGCCTGGAGTTGCTGGCAACATACCTGGCTTAG GTTATGGTCCCAGCTCAGCCAAAGCACGCAAATATG GTCAGCTGGGTGGTACAGGCACTGGTGCTGTTGGAGGGCTTGGAAGGGGAGGATTaggtggaggagctggagtTGGTCCTGGCACTGGTGCAACTGGAGGCCTTggaggaccaggaggaggagTTGGACTTGGCATGGGAGGGGGACCTGGCTCTGGGGTTGGTTTTGGTCCAGGTAGTACTGGCACTGGGTCAGCTGGTCTTGGTTATGGCCCTGGAGGAACGGGTTATGGGCCAGGAAGAACTGGGTATGGTCCAGGTGGAACTGGAACTGGATTAGGAGGAGCAGGAACTGGACCTGGGG gGTATGATGCAAGCGCCAAAGCTCGAAAATATG GCATGTTAAGTGGAGCCCTTGGAGGTTCGGGAACAAGTACTGGAGGAGTAGGACTTGGTGGTGCTGGGACAGGCTATGGACCAGGCAGAGGAGTCGGACCTGGTGGTGCTGGTACAGGCTATGGACCAGGAGGACTTGGGCCTGGTGGTGCTGGTACTGGCTATGGACCAGGAGGAGTTGGGCCTGGTGGCGCTGGTACTGGCTATGGACCAGGAGGAGTTGGGCCTGGTGGCATTGGTACTGGCTATGGACCAGGTGGAGGAGTCGGACCTGGTGGCGTTGGTACAGGCTATGGACCAGGAGGAGTTGGGCCTGGTGGTGCTGGCACTGGCTATGGACCAGGTGGA